The genomic stretch CGAAAAGGCAAGAGCTGAGATAACTGTGAGGGCAGAAGAACGTGCCAAGCCATCTTCGTCTCTCTTTCCCCAAAATTGTGCAAAAAAGATAGCTCCTCCGGATACAAGTCCAAATAATACGAGATTATACAAAAAGAAAAACTGATTTGAAAGCCCTACAGCAGCTATTGGAATTTCTCCTAATCTACCTATCATTACCGTATCAACAAAGTTTACACTTGTAAAAAGAAATTGCTGAAGAGCTATTGGCAATGCTATTTTGAATATTTTTCGATATACTCCCATTGTGTTTTGCCTCCAAGCGCAAACAGTTCGTATTCGAAACTAATTTTATCATGAAAAATTCCAGAGGACAATTGGCAAAAACTAATAGTTTCGTTTATGAACCTGAGGAATATTATTTAAGTTTGATAATTCTAAAATCAAACTTATTCTTTGAAGATATTTTAAATTGCATTAGAGAATATATCAATTGTGTGAAGGAAAAAAGTTCACCATAGTGCTATAAGGTTTACAAACATTAATATGTTTGTTAATCATTATTATGTATAACATTATGGTGGTTGCCATATAATTATCGAGGTGGTAATATGAAGTTTTATAATCGAAGAAAGGAATTAAATTTTTTGAATGAAATTAAATCAAAAAAAGATGATAATATTTTTGTTGTTATCTATGGTCTAAGAAGAATTGGGAGAACTACTTTAATTTGTAGTTAAATACATTTACTACAAATTCTTCACCACTCTTGGAATGTAATCTCATATTTTCTTTCCAATCTACTTGAGCTTGAATACCAGGTAAAGTTTCAAATCTTGGGTGTCCTTTAGAAGCTTTCTCTGGTCTCAACCCCTTCCTTTTGTGATACTTTTAATTGACATTTTTATCTCTTTATCATCCTGAACGCAAAGCATGAAGAAACTTGTGAGGGATCAGTAAGGTTAAAAAAAATAATAAGATTTGTGATATAATACCAATAGGAGATGGTTGAGATGAATTTTGTATGGGATAGCTGTAGAGGAAATGAAACTATAATAAGGAAAATGATATTTGGAAATATTGAAGATATAAAGGAACTTTTAAAAGAATATGGAAAGAGTAAGTTAAAGAAAATTTTCCTGGAAAATTTCCACAGATTTCATGGTAGAGATAAAAGCTATTGGCAACTGATTTTGGAGGTTTCTAATGAGCAGATTAACCTCAAAGCAAAAGGAAGTTTTAGAAAAGATACTGGAATTAGATATTTTCCATGAGTTTTATCTTGCTGGAGGAACATCTCTCCTTTTAAAATATAATCATAGACTGTCCTTGGATTTCGATTTTTTTCTTTTACCCAACAAAAAATTCAAGCTTGAACTATATGAAAAAAAAATGCTTACAAGCTTCCAAAATTTAGAGATTGTGTATAGAGATACTCAAACCTTAATCTTTGACCTTAACGGTGTAAAAATTTCTTTGTTTGAATATCCATATCCGCTTATAAAAGAAATTGAAAGAATAAAAAATGTACCAGTAGCAAGCGATGAAGATATAGCTTGTATGAAAGTGGATGCTATAAGTAAAAGAGGTTTGAAAAAGGATTTCTTTGATCTCTGGATATTAATAAGGATTCATAAATGGAGCATTAACGATTTGTTTGAAATGATACAAAAGAAATATTCAGGATACAATCTAGCTGTTTTTTTAAAATCACTGACATATTTTGATGATGCTGAAAAGAATAAAGATTTTCAGGAAGTTGAAAATAGCTGGAACATAATAAAAGATTTTTTTAGAAATTATGTGAAAACGTATAAATTTTAATTAAAATACTGATGAATTATTATCGTATATTCTGGTAATATTTCTCCAATGAACTTTTAAATCCTTTGGTTTAGTGTGAAAATAAGGTTTAGTAAATATTCTTATTTTTAAAGTTCCTGTTTTTTTAGTGGGAGCTTTAATTTTTTATTTCATTTTTGATGTTATTTTTTGGAACAATATTACTAACTTACGAGTTACTTACTTATAAGTTAGTAACTTGTAAGTATATAAACGGGATGGTAATATGTTCTTTGGTAGGGAAAAAGAACTGGAAAACCTAAATGAATTATACAAGAACGATAAATTTCAATTTGTTGTTGTAAACATCCGGAGACGAGTTGGAAAAAGCAATTCACTTTTAGAATCTTGCAAAGAAGAACCTTGTATTTTTTATGTGCAGAAGAATCTGTAAAATAGATTCGATGAAAAAGAACTTCTTAATAAAATACTTAATTCTCACAAAAAGGAAGTTTTCATATTATATAGTAGAAGGTATGTTTGAAAAAGTGTTTTGCTAAAAGAAGCTTCGAAGAATAAAAAAACTTTGTTTTATGCTGCCAGGAAAATATCAAAAACTGAACAATTAAATAATTTTTCCAAAAACGTTGGGTTTTTTCTAAATTTAGGGAGTAAAATTGGGAAGATGTATTTAGAATCTTATTTAATTTTTCAAAAAAAGAAAGTATAATTATCATTCTCGTATTTTTGTCACAGTTGCAAGGTAAATGTACTCTCTGAATGATAATAAAGGTATTCTAACTTTTATAAATCTTCTTGAAAGGTCCGCAATTCCTTTTCTTAAAATAATGCTACTACTATCACTTATCCAGATCTTCTTATCCGGGAAAGAATCGTACAAAGATTTTATTTTTGTACTCCAATTGTTTAAAAAGTGTACTTCATCAATTATTAATTCACTAAACCCTTCTAAAAAAATTCTTTCTCCAAGATTGTAAAGTGAAATTTGAGAAAGTAGGGGATCATAACCTGAGACATAGAAAAAATTATAATTTTTTGCATTAATTAGTAAGTACGTTGTTTTTCCAACACCTCTTGGACCCATATACCAATATTCCTCCTTCATTTTCTATTATTTCAATTATGTCCATTAATATTCCCCATTCGTTTTACTTTAAAACTATTAAATCATATTTTGGTTTTAATACAAAACGAATAATAGGAACAACATTAAAAATCGTTGTATATTAAAACGATTTTAGTTAATATTCGTTTCATAATGAAACGATACTTAACATATCTTTTATTTAAATAGATTAATAAATATTAGTGATTTTTAGGTTTACCATGTATGTTAAAATTAAACTGTTAGAACATGTAAAAAAGGAGTGAGTTTGTGAAGCAGATAGTTGTTTTATTTGATAAGGGGACGAATTACATTTTCCACATTCTTGCGGCATCTGGTATAAATTTTTACAGTGATTATACTGAAAAATACTCAAAAACTTTAAAAAGTGCACATTTAGAATTTTTAATTGGTCATAAAGCACTTCTTAGTTTTCAGAATGGGCACGCCTCTGAGCTTGTTGATCCTATAATTTTCTTTCCGGCATATCTCAATCTTGATTCTCAAGAGAAAATTAAAGAGTATTTTGATTTACTATTGAATGCTTTGATTAGAGATGAGGTACCTTTTATTAAAAAATACCGTGATTTTATCGAAAAAAGAACACTTTGGACTCCTGAAATTAATTCAGGGTGGTTTAATAAAATAAAAGATAAAGTATCTCTTATTGAAAAACTTGGAGAGATTTATATAGAAAATTTTCAAACATTTGAAACAGAAGTATGGCCAAAAGAAAGAGAAAAACTGATAGAAGTTGCAGAAGAACTAAACAAAAGACTTAAAAAATTAAATCTTATAAAACGCTGGGAGGAACTAGTAGGAATTGATTTTAAAGTACCTGAATATCAAATAATTCTCGTCTTTGCAATAAAGAATGGTCCTAATGCTAATTCTCTTGGATATGATAGAAATGTTTTTTATTCAGGTAACAACTTAAAGTGGACTATTGATTTTATAAGTCACGAAGTCGGAACTCACATTATGTTCAATGGGATAAAACAATTCATGGAAGAAATCTTTTTTGAAACAGATACTGATATGAATGATAAAGCACAGAAATTTCAGCGTTTGTATAAAGCATACGAATGTCTTGCGCAGTTTTATAACACCAAGATATTAGGTAAACAACTTAGTTATAATCTTTCAAACTTCGAGTCTGACAAATATTTAAGTTTTTATCACAAATTATACGAATCTGGGATAAGAACATATAATAAAATGCTTAAGGTGGCTATGGAGACTTTAAGATAAAATAATTTGTTTAAATTACTAACAAGAATATTTTGATTTTTCTTGGAGTGAAGGACGGTTGTAATGTAATACTTTATATATGGAGAGAGGATTTAGGTTTGATAAATTCTTTTTTATTCTTCTTTTTAAGCTAAAATCATAAAGGTGTAAAAGATTATAGAATAGCATGAAGCTCCTGAATATGTTTTTTCGTATTATGTTCTAGTTTGTGTCTGGTCATTACAAAAATTTCTTTTTCAGAATAGTTTGAAAACTGTATCCTAAAACACTAATTTTCTCGATTTTTCGACGACCGTTAAAGAAGTATTTATTCTTTTTAGCTTGTTTTAAAGGAGCTATAAAAAAACATTTGAGCGACTGATTTATTACTTTGTTCAATTTTTCATCTTCAAATGGTAAGAATTTATTAAATAAAGATGCAAAGAAAATTGGGAATAGCCAGGTTAAAAATACTTGAGGTGAAATAGAAGTTAAAAATAGTTTTTATCACTAATTTTGATTAGTATTTTTAGTATTCACATAAAGTATTATATTTTAAGTATTATATTTTTTATGCCGTCTGAAAAGAAGAGTTAATCTTTGATTGTATTAAAACCATATTTTCCTTCAATTAATTGCAAATGTAGGAAATATTTTTAATGCGAATGAGACTATGAAGTTAACTATTCAATGTGTTTCAAAAAATAGTAGTCTTTGGATAAAATAAGAAAATTTGCACTTAAATATTTTCTATAATTACGGGGGTGCAAGTATTGACAGAAAAGTACAATAGATATGTAAAGACAGCGACAAGAGAAGCAGGATTGGTATTTAGTATTCGAGTAATAGCATTTATTTTAGGTTTTGCCATGCAAACCTTATTTGCACGACTTTTAGGGGCGGATAAATATGGGCTGTATTCCTTAGGACTAACAGTTGCAAATGTTGGAGTTTTATTTGCGGTATTTGGGATGAGTTCTGGACAAATAAGGTTTTTGGGAGAATATTTGGGGAAGGGTGAAATAGGGAACGCAAAAGGAGTAATTTTTTCAGCGTTTCAAGTTACGGGTATAATCTCTATTATTCTTTCTGTTATATTGATAATTTTTAGAAGATTCATTTCCATTCGAATCTTTAACGAAGAAAGACTTATAGATATTTTACCGTGGTTTTCAATAATTTTACTGCTTTATTCATTTTTCAATCTTCTTTCAGGGACTTTTCAAGGGCTTAAAAAGCCCTCTGTTTTTATATTATATAAAGAATTTATAGAAAGAATAATAAGGATAACACTTTTTATTGCACTTTATTTACTAGGTTACAAGTTAATAGGTGTAATAGTATCAACTGTAATTTCGAGTATATTAATATTACTTTTTTTGTTTATAAAGATAAAAAAATACGCTCCTTTTATCTTTAAACCTGAAATAAAACCTGTTTATGAAAGGAAAAAACTTTTAAAATACTCTTCTAACATGTTATTCGTAAGTTTTACCTATTTTCTTATGGGGCAGGTAAATAGATTAATCTTAGGAATCTATTTAGATTCCAAAAGTGTAGGATTGTACACAGTTTCAGATACTGTTGCACAACTTTCCGTTTTTTTCTTAATGGCATTTAATTCAATATTTTCTTCTATGATTTCGGAATTATATCATACAGGGGATAAAGAAACTCTTTCAAAATTGTATTCAGATATAACAAGGTGGATTATAACCTTTACCCTTCCAATAACAATATGGGTATTGATATATTCAGAAAACATTCTCGAGATTTTTGGTAAAGAATTTAGTGGAGCGAGGTGGGTACTAGTATTTCTAGCGATTGGGCAATTTGTAAACGCAGCTGTTGGATCTAATGGACTTATGCTTTCCATGACGAAATATCAACGTTTTGAAATGATAAACGGAGTTTTCATTGCAAGTTTAAATTTGGGATTAAACATCTGGCTTGTACCAAAATTTGGAATAATTGGTTCAGCTATAGGGGGAATGGCAGCAATTTCTACGGTAAATATAGTTAAATCGGTAGAGGTATACATTTTGTTAAAAATGATACCATATAATTGGAAGTATTTGAAACCGGTTATTGCTGGTATAGGGACAGCGATAACTATGATATTTTTGAAGAACTATATAACAAATTTAGTAGGGACATTCATTATGTTAGCTATAAGTTTTGTTTTAATGTTAGGAATTTTAGCATTACTTGGTTTATATCCTGAAGACAAAGAAATACTTAAGACAGTAATGAAAAAGTTTTTTAAAAAGTAGGTAAGAAGCTAAAAGGAGTAAAGATTCTAAATAATGATATATTAGTGAAGAGTATACAAAAACCACAGAATATTCTGTGGTTTTTGTTTTTTGTTAACGTGTTATAATCTAATTGCTATGTAAAGAATTGGGGGAGATAAGCATGAAGATACTTTTTTTGATAATAGATACTTTAAGATACGATTATACTGGTTATGCAAGAAAATATGCTAATAGTATTACACCTAACTTAGATCAAATTTCACAAGAAGGTTTAATTTACAATCATGCATTTAGTTCAGGGACAAGCACACCTTTTTCTTTTCCTGGAATTTTGACTTCTACATATTCTCATCAAGTAAAAACACCGGGAGTTAAAGATGTACCTCTTGCTTTTGCAGAATATTTAAAAGATACGCAGTTTAATGCTTTAATGGAGGAATACAAATGAAGAAAAATAATTTCATATACATCATAACTAATTCATTCCCTGAGAAAAAAGAGACTTTTAACACCCATGAATTTGAATACGTCTTAAAAAATTATAAAAATATTAAAATTTTAAGTTTTTCAAGGTTTAGAAATAAAGAATTTGAAAATAACAGGGTAATAAAACTAAAAATAACTGATGGAATTAAAGAATTGATTTTTCCAAAGGAGATAAAAAATATGTCTATTCATTTTAAAATGTTTAGATATATAAAAAGTAAAAATATTATTGAGTTTGGAAAGAACCTTTATTCTTATATATTAGCTTTAAGTACAATAAGAAATGTAGAATTAAAAAAAGATGATATGATTTTTAGCTATTGGCTTACTAGATCTTCTCTTATTGCATATTACCTAAACAAATTAATAGGCATTAAATACATATGTCAGGGTCACGGATCAGATATATATATAAATCCACCTGAAAAATTAAAAGAAATTTTAGATAATTCAGAATTGCTCATTACAGTCGGTGACAAAAACAAAAAATATGTATCAAAAAAATATAATATTCCAGAAGAAAAAATAAAAGTATTTAGGCTTGGAGTAAGTAAAAACTTTTATGAAAAACTTCTAAAAGTTCGTGAAAAAGAAAAATATACACATAGAGAAAATAACAAAAAAATCAAATTCTTAACTGTTGCAATGTACAAACATGTTAAAGGAATAGATTTATTGCTAAAAGCAATAAATCTGTTAGTAAATTCCCAAAAAATTAACCACAATGTAGAATTTAGTATCTTTGGGGAAGGAAAAAAATTTAAATTCTTACAAAATTACGTTAAAAAATATAATTTAAATCAATACGTAAATTTAAATGGATGGATTGATAGAGAAAATTTAACAAAAGAGCTCGTTAAAGCAGATTGCTTTATATTGCCGAGTAGAAGCGAAGGTTTACCGGTAGTATTAATGGAAGCATGTGCTGCTTCTCTGCCAATAATAGCTACAAATGTTGGAAGCGTAAGTGAAATTGCCATAGATGGTTATAATGCTATATTGTGTGAAGCAAACCCTGAATCAATTAGTGAAAGTATTTATACTTTCATTAATTTGGATAGAGAAAAGATAAAACAATTTTCAGATAATTCCTTTAGTTTGTATATTAATAACTATCTTTTAGAAAACAATTTAAAAAGTAAATACACTTATATTGAAAGCATTTTTTTAAAAAATATTTCAAATGGAGGAACCTAAAAATGAATCTATTGTATTTAACTCTTACAAATATTGAAAGAAAAGAATTTGCAGGAGCTAATAAAAAAATAGAAGGCCAAATCAAGGCTTTTAAAAATCATGGGGTTAAGACTTACAAGATAGCTATTAAAAACTTTGGCTTGTATGCATTCTATGATAACAAAGAAAAGTTATTAAAAAAATCTCATTTTAAGAACAAGTTTGAAATTATTGAAAGGAGATTTCTTTATTACAAGCACGTAATAAAATTCATTGAAAAACAAGATATTAAAGTTGTATATATTAGATATCCTCTTTTTGACCTGTTTTTTATCAACTTTGTAAAAGTATGTAAAAACAGAGGATTAAAAATATTATTAGAACTTCCGACATTTCCATACGACAAAGAACTAAGCGGAATAAGGTTATTTGTTGATAAGTTTTTCAGAAGATTTTTATATAAGTATGTAGATTATATAGTTACTTATTCAAAACATGAAACAATATTTGGCATTAGGACAATAAAAATAGAAAATGGAATAGATGTTGAATCTATAAAAGTATCAAAACAAGCTAAAGAATCCAATACTTTAGACCTAATAGGAGTTGCATATGTAAATAAATGGCACGGGTATGATAGAGTAATTACAGGAGTTGCTGAATATTATAAAAAAAATCCAAGAAAAGAAGTTGTGTTTCATATTGTTGGTAATGGGCCGGAATTAGAGAATTTAAAGGTATTAACAAAAAAACTAAATTTAGAAAAATATGTAAAATTCTATGGATTTAAGAGTGGAGATGAGTTAGATAAAATTTTAGATAACTGTGATATAGGAATCGGAAGTTTAGGAATGCATAGAATAGGTTTAGAAAAAGGTTTTACTCTAAAACTTAGAGAATATTGTGCAAAAGGTATTCCTTTTATTTACGGATATTTTGATAAAGATTTTGAGGATTTTAAATATTCTTTGAGAGTTCCTAATGATGATAGTCCTATAGATATTGAAAAAATTATAAATTTTTATGAAACCATAAAAAATGAAAATTATGTTGAAAAAATGAGAAAATATGCAATAGAAAAACTAAGCTGGAATACAAAGATAAAACCTGTAATTGAGAAAATCAAAGGCTAAGTGTATATTATTTCTTTATTTTCTTCTTAATTTCTTTCCCAATTTTACTAATGAGAAATTTTATCTCATCTCTTGCAAGAATTAAGAAAATAATTACAAAAATTAGATTACCTAGAATGAACCATAAGTTGAGGTTCAAAGTAGTTTTTAAATAAATCACAAGTAACGCTGAAACTATAACAATCACCAAATTAAAGGTAATATTTTTGATGGGAAGAAAACTGATTCCCTTTCTTTTTAAATAAAGTATTTGAATTATAGCAGTAATAAAAGCAACGAATGTTGTACTTAGAGTTATACCTCCATGCCCCCAAGGTTTAATAAACAACCAATCAAAAAGAGTATTTGTAAATATGGACAAAATTGACATGAATGTAATTAAAAAAACTTTACCAGATGAAATTAAAAAATATCTTATCATAGAATTTATTGGAAGAATTAATAAAAGTCCAGAATATCCAATTAAAGCTATTGATACCAATCTTACCGATTCTTCATTAAAATTTCCTCTTTGAAAAACAAAACTTATAAAACCGTTAGACATTATAACTATCCATGCAACTATAGGGATAGCAATATTAAGCGAACTTTTTATAGTTTTTCTCATCCTATTTTTTGCAGCTTCT from Thermosipho atlanticus DSM 15807 encodes the following:
- a CDS encoding nucleotidyl transferase AbiEii/AbiGii toxin family protein, with amino-acid sequence MSRLTSKQKEVLEKILELDIFHEFYLAGGTSLLLKYNHRLSLDFDFFLLPNKKFKLELYEKKMLTSFQNLEIVYRDTQTLIFDLNGVKISLFEYPYPLIKEIERIKNVPVASDEDIACMKVDAISKRGLKKDFFDLWILIRIHKWSINDLFEMIQKKYSGYNLAVFLKSLTYFDDAEKNKDFQEVENSWNIIKDFFRNYVKTYKF
- a CDS encoding ATP-binding protein codes for the protein MGPRGVGKTTYLLINAKNYNFFYVSGYDPLLSQISLYNLGERIFLEGFSELIIDEVHFLNNWSTKIKSLYDSFPDKKIWISDSSSIILRKGIADLSRRFIKVRIPLLSFREYIYLATVTKIRE
- a CDS encoding oligosaccharide flippase family protein produces the protein MTEKYNRYVKTATREAGLVFSIRVIAFILGFAMQTLFARLLGADKYGLYSLGLTVANVGVLFAVFGMSSGQIRFLGEYLGKGEIGNAKGVIFSAFQVTGIISIILSVILIIFRRFISIRIFNEERLIDILPWFSIILLLYSFFNLLSGTFQGLKKPSVFILYKEFIERIIRITLFIALYLLGYKLIGVIVSTVISSILILLFLFIKIKKYAPFIFKPEIKPVYERKKLLKYSSNMLFVSFTYFLMGQVNRLILGIYLDSKSVGLYTVSDTVAQLSVFFLMAFNSIFSSMISELYHTGDKETLSKLYSDITRWIITFTLPITIWVLIYSENILEIFGKEFSGARWVLVFLAIGQFVNAAVGSNGLMLSMTKYQRFEMINGVFIASLNLGLNIWLVPKFGIIGSAIGGMAAISTVNIVKSVEVYILLKMIPYNWKYLKPVIAGIGTAITMIFLKNYITNLVGTFIMLAISFVLMLGILALLGLYPEDKEILKTVMKKFFKK
- a CDS encoding sulfatase-like hydrolase/transferase, translated to MKILFLIIDTLRYDYTGYARKYANSITPNLDQISQEGLIYNHAFSSGTSTPFSFPGILTSTYSHQVKTPGVKDVPLAFAEYLKDTQFNALMEEYK
- a CDS encoding glycosyltransferase family 4 protein, encoding MKKNNFIYIITNSFPEKKETFNTHEFEYVLKNYKNIKILSFSRFRNKEFENNRVIKLKITDGIKELIFPKEIKNMSIHFKMFRYIKSKNIIEFGKNLYSYILALSTIRNVELKKDDMIFSYWLTRSSLIAYYLNKLIGIKYICQGHGSDIYINPPEKLKEILDNSELLITVGDKNKKYVSKKYNIPEEKIKVFRLGVSKNFYEKLLKVREKEKYTHRENNKKIKFLTVAMYKHVKGIDLLLKAINLLVNSQKINHNVEFSIFGEGKKFKFLQNYVKKYNLNQYVNLNGWIDRENLTKELVKADCFILPSRSEGLPVVLMEACAASLPIIATNVGSVSEIAIDGYNAILCEANPESISESIYTFINLDREKIKQFSDNSFSLYINNYLLENNLKSKYTYIESIFLKNISNGGT
- a CDS encoding glycosyltransferase, yielding MNLLYLTLTNIERKEFAGANKKIEGQIKAFKNHGVKTYKIAIKNFGLYAFYDNKEKLLKKSHFKNKFEIIERRFLYYKHVIKFIEKQDIKVVYIRYPLFDLFFINFVKVCKNRGLKILLELPTFPYDKELSGIRLFVDKFFRRFLYKYVDYIVTYSKHETIFGIRTIKIENGIDVESIKVSKQAKESNTLDLIGVAYVNKWHGYDRVITGVAEYYKKNPRKEVVFHIVGNGPELENLKVLTKKLNLEKYVKFYGFKSGDELDKILDNCDIGIGSLGMHRIGLEKGFTLKLREYCAKGIPFIYGYFDKDFEDFKYSLRVPNDDSPIDIEKIINFYETIKNENYVEKMRKYAIEKLSWNTKIKPVIEKIKG